In Thermosynechococcus sichuanensis E542, a single genomic region encodes these proteins:
- a CDS encoding succinate dehydrogenase/fumarate reductase iron-sulfur subunit — protein sequence MTIQLTIRRQAPNKSAYWQTFELEIDPSLTILDALIQIKGYQDGSLSFRKNCRNTICGSCAMTINGRSALACQQSIRAELANSPIPNQIAISPLGNLPVLKDLVVDMSDFWQKLSAVNPYVSTAARQVPEREFLQSPSDRAKLNASGNCILCGACYGACNAVEVNPDFVGPHALAKAARLVADTRDSETDQRLEQYNTATSGVWGCTRCFNCNTVCPVGVQPLDRISEIKQAILARSTTATRNQDRPLRHRQVLLELVKEGGWVDERQFGLRVVGNRFRDVGGVVSLVPLGWRLLRRGKFPLRFEKSAGQAQIKAVITALQQKQPASRI from the coding sequence ATGACAATTCAGTTAACGATTCGTCGCCAAGCACCCAACAAGAGCGCCTATTGGCAAACCTTTGAACTAGAGATTGATCCTTCCCTCACCATCCTTGATGCCCTCATCCAGATTAAGGGATACCAAGACGGTAGCCTCAGTTTTCGCAAAAATTGCCGAAATACTATCTGTGGCAGTTGTGCGATGACGATTAATGGTCGTTCTGCCCTTGCCTGTCAGCAAAGTATTCGTGCTGAGTTAGCCAATAGTCCTATTCCCAACCAAATTGCGATCTCCCCCTTAGGGAATCTGCCTGTCCTCAAAGACCTTGTCGTGGACATGAGCGATTTTTGGCAAAAACTTTCAGCCGTCAATCCTTATGTGAGTACAGCGGCACGGCAAGTGCCTGAGCGGGAGTTTCTCCAATCCCCCAGCGATCGCGCCAAACTGAATGCCTCGGGCAACTGTATTCTCTGTGGTGCCTGCTATGGTGCCTGCAATGCCGTGGAAGTGAATCCTGACTTTGTCGGTCCCCACGCCCTTGCCAAGGCTGCTCGCCTTGTGGCTGATACCCGCGATAGCGAAACTGACCAACGCCTAGAGCAATACAACACGGCCACCAGTGGCGTGTGGGGCTGTACCCGTTGTTTTAATTGCAATACGGTGTGTCCCGTGGGTGTGCAACCCCTCGATCGCATTAGTGAAATCAAGCAGGCGATCCTAGCACGCTCAACAACAGCAACCCGCAATCAAGACCGTCCTTTGCGCCATCGTCAAGTCCTCTTGGAACTCGTGAAAGAAGGTGGCTGGGTGGATGAGCGGCAATTTGGCCTACGGGTGGTGGGCAATCGCTTTCGAGATGTCGGTGGCGTTGTCAGCCTTGTCCCCTTAGGTTGGCGGTTATTGCGGCGCGGCAAGTTTCCACTGCGATTTGAAAAGTCTGCCGGTCAAGCGCAAATTAAGGCGGTGATCACCGCCCTACAGCAGAAACAGCCCGCTTCTAGAATATGA
- a CDS encoding LCP family protein, protein MARGVKQRKPVSSTVGGRGSQRVYQKSRGQRSRPSVWRTLGWIAAFSGVSLVSAFAGMTFVLMSPFQGTNHRGQGNPSWLEMMTRGLQYGMSRPVNLLVLGVDKVLDAPEGSPERFRGRTDTMLLARFNPENGTITVLSIPRDTRVKIPGYGIDKINAANVYGEVDLTVRVVSETLNYTPIDRYIRIDTGAFRELVDLVGGVEVNVPKRMVYTDHTQKLYIDLQPGLQTLNGEQAEGFVRFRYDELGDIGRAQRQQMLIKALQKKLANPVMLTQLPKIYSVLQKYVDTDLTFAELMAIAQFSLRIEPENLRLILLPGRFSGDGYEASYWLPDYERIDRLVAEHFSDRPSKLVNYTWSESGTLRIALQNASGSSDAAQDMADFLAHHGYTNVIITEEWYQQTPETEIVAQQGDIGAAQMIRSVLGMGRVSANSTGVLSSDITIRIGRDWAAVLH, encoded by the coding sequence GTGGCACGAGGCGTCAAACAGCGTAAACCGGTGAGTTCGACTGTGGGTGGTCGGGGGAGTCAAAGGGTATATCAAAAAAGCAGGGGTCAGCGATCGCGCCCTTCAGTGTGGCGTACCCTAGGCTGGATTGCTGCCTTTAGTGGTGTGTCCTTGGTCTCGGCCTTTGCGGGCATGACCTTTGTTTTGATGTCACCCTTTCAGGGTACCAACCATCGTGGCCAAGGCAATCCCTCTTGGCTAGAAATGATGACCCGGGGGCTCCAGTATGGCATGAGTCGGCCGGTGAATCTCTTGGTACTGGGGGTGGATAAGGTCTTGGATGCTCCCGAAGGCTCTCCAGAACGCTTCCGGGGTCGTACCGATACAATGCTGCTGGCGCGATTTAACCCTGAAAATGGCACGATTACTGTCTTGAGTATTCCGCGGGACACCCGTGTGAAAATTCCCGGATATGGGATCGACAAAATTAATGCGGCTAATGTTTATGGGGAGGTCGATCTCACGGTGCGGGTGGTCAGCGAAACCCTGAACTATACTCCCATTGATCGCTACATTCGCATTGATACGGGGGCATTTCGGGAACTGGTGGATCTAGTGGGCGGTGTCGAGGTCAATGTGCCCAAGCGGATGGTTTATACGGATCACACCCAAAAACTCTACATTGATCTGCAACCAGGGCTGCAAACCCTGAACGGGGAGCAAGCAGAGGGCTTTGTTCGCTTTCGTTACGATGAACTGGGGGATATTGGCCGTGCCCAGCGGCAGCAAATGCTAATCAAGGCATTACAAAAGAAACTGGCCAATCCTGTCATGCTGACCCAGTTGCCGAAAATCTACAGCGTCCTCCAAAAATATGTGGATACGGATTTAACCTTTGCCGAACTGATGGCGATCGCCCAGTTTAGTCTGCGCATTGAACCAGAGAATCTCCGCTTGATCTTGCTGCCGGGGCGCTTTAGTGGCGATGGTTATGAGGCGAGCTACTGGCTGCCTGACTATGAGCGCATTGATCGACTGGTGGCTGAGCACTTTAGCGATCGCCCCTCGAAACTCGTCAACTACACTTGGAGCGAAAGCGGCACGTTACGCATTGCGTTACAAAATGCCTCCGGCAGCAGCGACGCTGCCCAAGACATGGCGGATTTTCTCGCCCATCACGGCTACACCAACGTGATCATCACTGAGGAGTGGTATCAGCAAACCCCCGAAACAGAAATCGTTGCCCAGCAAGGGGATATTGGAGCTGCGCAAATGATTCGTTCTGTCCTTGGCATGGGGCGGGTATCCGCCAACTCCACAGGGGTGCTGTCTTCGGATATTACGATTCGCATTGGCCGCGACTGGGCAGCCGTCTTGCACTAG
- a CDS encoding ATP-dependent Clp protease proteolytic subunit — protein sequence MRLPITAAQAAYYGDAYYRTPPPDLPSLLLKERIVYLGMPLVPAVTELIIAELLYLQYDDPEKPIRIYINSTGTSRYDGEPIGFETEAFAICDTMRYIKPPVHTICIGQAMGMAAMLLSAGTKGCRASLPHATIVLHQTKSYAQGQATDIQIRAKEVLANKAMMVEILAQNTGQPPERIARDMDRLLYMTPQMAKDYGIIDRILEPEAVTKKLPATLT from the coding sequence ATGCGGTTGCCCATTACTGCTGCCCAAGCGGCCTACTATGGTGATGCCTACTATCGCACCCCACCCCCCGATCTCCCTTCGCTGCTGTTGAAGGAGCGGATCGTCTATCTCGGTATGCCTTTGGTGCCAGCGGTCACGGAGCTGATCATTGCGGAGTTACTCTATCTGCAATACGACGATCCTGAAAAACCGATCCGCATTTACATTAACTCGACGGGCACCTCCCGCTACGACGGCGAACCCATTGGCTTTGAAACCGAAGCCTTTGCTATCTGCGACACCATGCGCTACATTAAGCCCCCTGTGCATACGATCTGCATTGGTCAAGCCATGGGGATGGCAGCCATGTTGCTCTCGGCCGGTACCAAAGGGTGTCGCGCCAGCTTACCCCACGCCACCATTGTCCTGCACCAAACCAAGAGCTATGCCCAAGGGCAGGCCACCGATATCCAAATTCGTGCCAAGGAGGTATTGGCCAATAAGGCGATGATGGTGGAAATTTTAGCGCAAAATACTGGTCAACCCCCTGAGCGCATTGCCCGCGATATGGATCGGCTGCTCTATATGACACCACAAATGGCCAAGGACTATGGCATCATTGACCGCATCCTCGAACCCGAAGCGGTGACCAAGAAGCTGCCCGCCACTCTCACCTAG
- the sds gene encoding solanesyl diphosphate synthase → MTSVTSLFSPVEADLCVLTENLKALIGAQHAVLSAAAEHLFAASGKRIRPAIVFLVSRATLPDQGITPRHCRLAEITEMIHTASLFHDDVVDQAQLRRGVPTVNSVFGNRVAIQAGDFLFAQASWYLADLDNLQVVKLLSQVIKDFAEGEIRQGFNRFDTSITLDDYLLKTYYKTASLIANSAKAAAVLSEAPPETIEAMYTYGKNLGLAFQIVDDILDFTRSTAELGKPAGSDLRDGNLTAPVLYALPKAPYLHTLIEREFSEEGDLETALNLVRQSGAIEDARNLAKEYAQAALPALEVLPPSEPRQALSQLTDYVLERLY, encoded by the coding sequence ATGACTTCGGTAACCTCTCTTTTTTCACCTGTCGAAGCAGATCTCTGTGTACTGACGGAGAACCTGAAGGCACTGATTGGAGCACAACACGCCGTACTCTCTGCTGCCGCCGAACATCTTTTTGCCGCCAGTGGCAAGCGCATCCGACCCGCTATTGTCTTTTTGGTGTCGCGAGCCACACTGCCCGATCAGGGAATTACCCCGCGGCACTGCCGCTTAGCAGAAATTACGGAAATGATTCATACCGCCAGTCTCTTTCACGATGATGTGGTGGATCAAGCGCAACTGCGGCGCGGTGTACCCACCGTCAACAGTGTCTTTGGCAATCGGGTGGCGATTCAAGCGGGAGACTTTCTCTTTGCCCAAGCCTCTTGGTACTTAGCGGATTTGGATAACCTGCAAGTGGTGAAACTCCTCTCCCAAGTCATCAAAGATTTTGCTGAAGGGGAAATTCGCCAAGGCTTTAACCGCTTTGACACCAGCATTACCCTAGATGATTATCTACTGAAAACCTACTACAAGACAGCTTCCCTCATTGCCAACAGTGCCAAGGCCGCAGCCGTTCTCAGTGAAGCGCCCCCAGAAACCATTGAAGCCATGTACACCTACGGCAAAAATTTAGGCTTGGCCTTTCAAATTGTGGATGACATTCTCGACTTTACCCGCTCCACCGCAGAACTAGGAAAACCCGCTGGCTCAGATCTGCGCGATGGCAACCTAACGGCACCGGTGCTCTATGCCCTACCCAAAGCCCCCTACCTGCACACCCTGATCGAGCGGGAGTTCAGTGAAGAAGGCGATCTAGAAACTGCCCTCAACCTAGTGCGCCAAAGTGGTGCCATTGAAGATGCCCGCAATTTAGCCAAAGAATATGCCCAAGCGGCTCTACCGGCCCTTGAAGTGCTTCCCCCGTCGGAACCGCGTCAGGCCCTCAGTCAATTGACAGACTATGTCCTTGAGCGGCTCTATTAA
- a CDS encoding YnfA family protein: MKVAKSLLYFLITGLLELGGAYLVWLWLREHQSIWYALGGAIVLFMYGMVPTLQPAHFGRVQAAYSGIFLLVALFWGWAIDKVRPDKFDLLGAVVALLGTLIIMYAPRGH, translated from the coding sequence ATGAAAGTGGCAAAATCCCTACTTTACTTCCTCATCACAGGCCTCCTAGAGCTGGGGGGAGCCTATCTCGTCTGGCTTTGGCTACGGGAGCATCAAAGCATTTGGTATGCCCTAGGGGGGGCGATCGTCCTTTTCATGTATGGCATGGTACCAACGCTTCAACCCGCGCATTTCGGTCGTGTTCAGGCTGCCTATAGTGGCATTTTCCTGCTGGTGGCTCTGTTCTGGGGTTGGGCAATTGATAAGGTGCGCCCCGATAAGTTTGATCTCCTCGGTGCCGTCGTTGCCTTACTAGGAACGCTGATTATTATGTACGCACCAAGAGGGCATTGA
- a CDS encoding chlorophyll a/b-binding protein gives MSEPTPDDLTPQFGWSRYAELINGRFAMIGFIALLVLEWVTGQDFFTWVGLR, from the coding sequence ATGAGTGAACCGACGCCCGATGATTTGACCCCCCAATTTGGTTGGTCGCGCTATGCGGAGCTGATCAATGGCCGCTTTGCCATGATTGGTTTTATTGCCCTGCTGGTGCTCGAGTGGGTGACTGGCCAAGATTTCTTTACGTGGGTGGGCTTGCGATAG
- a CDS encoding ABC transporter ATP-binding protein has product MTATLRLEGVTRRFAPGVGIGPLSLTVPAGELWVIVGPSGCGKSTLLRLIAGLEQPTSGEIYIGETCVNGRSGRDRDVAMVFQNYALYPHMTVAENLGFGLKMRGVDPATRQQRVLQVAKLLGIESLLQRKPRQLSGGQQQRVALGRALARSPQVFLLDEPLSNLDAQLREQTRAELKQLHQQLGITTLYVTHDQVEAMTLGDRIVVLDRGQIQQIGTPADLYDKPANTMVARFLGTPPMNLLPARWDGSRLWIAQQPLPCPDTAHWSLKSEQPLTVGIRPEHLYISEKGLGAIATLVEPLGREAIVRCRLMNSAQELLWLAPNQQIPQMGDPLQLQARHLYLFDPTSGAALNFEPS; this is encoded by the coding sequence GTGACGGCAACACTGCGTCTAGAGGGAGTCACGCGCCGATTTGCACCGGGGGTGGGGATTGGCCCTCTGTCTTTGACGGTACCGGCAGGGGAGCTTTGGGTGATTGTCGGCCCTTCTGGTTGTGGTAAATCCACCCTATTGCGGCTCATTGCTGGTTTGGAGCAACCCACTAGTGGCGAGATTTATATTGGGGAGACCTGTGTCAATGGCCGCAGTGGGCGCGATCGCGATGTGGCAATGGTCTTTCAGAACTATGCCCTCTATCCCCATATGACCGTGGCCGAAAACCTTGGCTTTGGTCTGAAAATGCGCGGTGTTGATCCGGCCACACGGCAGCAACGGGTGCTCCAAGTGGCTAAGCTCCTAGGGATTGAGTCCCTGTTGCAGCGCAAACCGCGTCAACTTTCCGGTGGTCAGCAACAGCGGGTGGCTTTGGGAAGAGCCTTGGCGCGATCGCCCCAAGTGTTTTTGCTCGATGAACCCCTCTCCAACCTTGATGCCCAATTGCGGGAGCAAACCCGTGCTGAATTGAAACAATTGCATCAACAACTGGGCATTACCACCCTCTATGTCACCCACGATCAGGTGGAGGCCATGACCCTTGGCGATCGCATTGTGGTGCTGGATCGCGGTCAAATCCAGCAAATTGGCACCCCTGCTGATCTCTATGACAAACCCGCCAATACAATGGTGGCGCGATTTTTGGGCACCCCACCGATGAATTTACTACCCGCTCGCTGGGATGGCAGCCGTCTGTGGATAGCGCAGCAGCCCTTACCCTGTCCGGATACTGCCCATTGGTCGCTAAAAAGTGAACAGCCCCTCACCGTGGGCATTCGCCCAGAACATTTGTATATCAGTGAGAAAGGCTTGGGGGCGATCGCCACCCTCGTTGAACCCCTTGGTCGTGAAGCCATTGTTCGCTGTCGCCTTATGAATAGTGCTCAAGAACTGCTGTGGCTAGCCCCTAATCAGCAAATCCCTCAAATGGGTGATCCTCTCCAGTTGCAGGCTCGCCATCTTTATCTGTTTGACCCTACGAGTGGGGCAGCTCTCAATTTTGAGCCTAGCTGA